A segment of the Psilocybe cubensis strain MGC-MH-2018 chromosome 5, whole genome shotgun sequence genome:
AGATAAAAATTAAGCGATGCAAGGACTCACAGTTTTGGCTGGAAGTAGGTATGATGCTATCATTTCTGGAACTACAAACAAGCTAACAAGCCAGCCCCATGCTAGAAGGCGGAAGCTCAGGTCGTGCCATAGCGCAACGAACGAGAATATTAATAACGTGTTGATAAACACATGTTTGGAACCGCCTAAAGGCACGTAGATGTATCTTGAATTTCATGTAAGTTGGTACAAGGAGTGAAAATAAAAAGTGATCGAACCGTATGAGCCAGAGGTTGTAGCTGCGATGCCAACTTCGCCAAAATTTGAATACAGAATAATTATTGGCCATACATCGAACCATATTCTCTGGTGGATCTACCCCGTCAAGCAAAGCCCATAAACGGAAGAAGCGCCATGGAATTAAGAGCTACAATTAGGCGGGGAATTGTTTGAGTTTCAACCTGCTTTTGCCGAAGGAGCGCGGCCGTACCTTAAGCCACACAATGATCAAATTCCAGAAGCTAATCATAGCCAGTTCCGCAGGAGAGTCGCCTCCCCATGCTTTACGATCCTTGATCGCGACCACATACATGAAATGGAGGATAAACTCCATAGTCAGGTAGCAACACACAAATCGAAACAAATAGTTGAGCTTAAAACGGGAACTGATGTGCGTCGGTGATTTATGCTAATTTGAAGCGAGTTAAAATGACTGTAGGACTCTGATAAACTCCAGGCTGACCTGTGAAACAAAGTCATTGAAAGTCATGATGGGTCCGGCAATATAGAGGGGTGGATAGAGGACATAGGCGATGTAGTTGAGAAGGGAGTAATCATAATCACTATGAGATACAACCACTCTCTGCTTTTCTGGAGGTCCTTTGAAATCGGTCTACAGAACGTCAGcgataaaaaagaaaatttaTTGATAACAAGAAACGTACTCGTGATTGACGAAATGACCAATAGTAGTCCATATTGAACGATACCAAACGAAGCATGGTAAGGTTGAACATAACATACCACCTAGGGTAGATACCAGAGAAAGAATCCAGGCCTGAGAGACTCGAAGATAGGCTTTGAAAGCTATAGCCTCTGTATATTTCGTTCATGAAGAGAACGGTACCATTGAATGACCACGTCAAAAAAGGAGACAGTTGGGAGCCTCGGCATTTTTTGGCGATGAGATAATTAATTGACATTATTAGAATGATTTTGAGAGAGCTGGAACCATGTAGAGCAATGATCATAGCAAGGGAGAGAAAGGAGTTTAAAGGAATGAGGTTTATAGATGTTTTGAGGACCTGTTTTGCTAGgtttttgatgatgaggtaTCCGAATGCAGCTTTGCAAAGTATGGGTATATTATCGCGAAATGAACGGTATTGTGCGTCACTGTTATCCTGTGGAAACTGAGAATAACGACAGGAGATTTTGTAAACGAACTTACTACAAGTCGTCCGTATAACCAGCCAGCCGATAGCTTAGGAGCGTAATGAGGATAATTTGGATGTGAGGCTGTATTAC
Coding sequences within it:
- a CDS encoding Membrane-bound O-acyltransferase GUP1, with product MTVLLLPLHSPSMPSESPHNQHESSIPEAKGVARLTVNIPSTYRGKNAGGETEPLWLTKEFKFYYLVALFAIPAMIWVPVSVSQPSHPNYPHYAPKLSAGWLYGRLVDNSDAQYRSFRDNIPILCKAAFGYLIIKNLAKQVLKTSINLIPLNSFLSLAMIIALHGSSSLKIILIMSINYLIAKKCRGSQLSPFLTWSFNGTVLFMNEIYRGYSFQSLSSSLSGLDSFSGIYPRWYVMFNLTMLRLVSFNMDYYWSFRQSRTDFKGPPEKQRVVVSHSDYDYSLLNYIAYVLYPPLYIAGPIMTFNDFVSQHKSPTHISSRFKLNYLFRFVCCYLTMEFILHFMYVVAIKDRKAWGGDSPAELAMISFWNLIIVWLKLLIPWRFFRLWALLDGVDPPENMVRCMANNYSVFKFWRSWHRSYNLWLIRYIYVPLGGSKHVFINTLLIFSFVALWHDLSFRLLAWGWLVSLFVVPEMIASYLLPAKTYGKYPWYRHVCAIGAVFNIFLMVAANLVGFVVGTDGVQFFFSQLLGTMEGIRFMVICLFVLFVGAQFMFEYREEELRQGIVRNC